The following nucleotide sequence is from Anguilla rostrata isolate EN2019 chromosome 3, ASM1855537v3, whole genome shotgun sequence.
TATGCctgtttttcttaaatatttgaGTGTCAAGCAGGGGCTCGCCCTGGATACAATTCAACGGTAATACGACTGACATCCCACCACACCTTTTACCACACAATTTCACACCCAAATAACTGGGCACCACTTAACCTCCCCACAGACTCCAAACACAGTCCAGCACACAAACATCTGCTAGACAGCAGCTGGCCAGTGTTGGTACTGTACCTCTTTACTCCTCCGTCTGCCTTCAAGCCCTTTCTGTGGGGATGGGGGTTCATTCATTCTAAAGCATTTTACCAGCtcaaaaaacaaatctttaCAGGCTGACCATCATGCTCACCCAACCTAAATTGCTGAAATTATGTTCTTGGCGGAATCACCCAGGATAATaagtaattaaaaacagaagtggTTTGCACTCAAAGAAGGACTTTATTAGACACATGGGAACAAATCAGCaaacaatgataataaataaacaagaagtAATTAAGTTCCCCTTTGAGTGTGCAACTTATTTACTTTTGACCACCTCACAAATGCAAAAGGTTGTTTCTGACACTGAACACCTTAGCAGGAGTGCACACATTATTACTATGAGAGATAATCCTAAAGCACCAATGAAGAGTAATAAATTCCTCCTACCAGATGGGGGCAGACATGAGCTGACAATTATAGTGGGAATAAGTGCAGAGCAGACAAGTATCACTAcataaaactgaaacatttcaaaatggcaaagTCCACTGGTTGATATGTGTGCTCTTTTACGGGCATGAAAAGGAACAATGGATCTATAACATGTATCTGTGCCCTGACGTAGCCACTACACATGTGCAGCAGTCCACCGTTTGCTCTTAGTTTTCATGTACTTGAATGGATAAAGACTTTTAAAAGTAAACTACAAACTTGGTTTGCCTTGGACTTTTGCTTTTGAAAGATTGTTTTGACAGTTACAGCCTCCCATTGTGTTCTCTATGTGTTGGAATAATCTGGAAGGGGCAATACAATGGCCTGTCCTGATGCTTGATGGTCAGGACTTTCAGTAGTCACAGCTTCAGTGACTCACTTGTTCTGTTCTTCCAATTTGGTCATCACTTCGTTCAGGCTGTGATTCAGCTGAGGACAGATAGAATTCATAGTTATCTCTAGCAATGTCAACACTGCCCTTGTggtaccatttaaaataattcagtttgaaGTTCAGTGTCATGGCATtccaaatgttatttcaaatgCAACAATGTCTGCAACAGATTTGCGAGGAGCCTGTACCTACTAATCAGTAAATAAGTTGACAAATCGGTCGAACAGTAGTTTACCAAGAGGGAAGGACATAGTTTCTCACCTTTCCCATTTCTCTATGAAACTTCTCTGACAGTGATGCCACACTCTGGAATGTGTTAACATAAAAGCCAACACGACTGTGAAGACAGACAGGCAAGACAGTGAGAGCGATTCCATCTTAAATACAGAGGCACTGTAAAAACTGTCCTTCTCATCCCCTTCCTCTTTCAGTAGGACTCGCCTGTTCCACAGTGCTGGAAGCTCCTCTTGTAGATCTACATTCATCTCTTCAAACACCTTCTGGGCTCGTCCCAATTCATCCTCTGCCTgggcacgcaggcacacacacacgcaaacacacacacacagtcagtccaTAAGAAAACAATTACAGAACACATATGTGCATTTGTAAGCTGAATATACAAATGTAACTTATTGCATAGCCTGTTGTATGATCCGGGAGAAAAAATGTAGTAAGGGCGCATGCATTTAAGAAGTGTTAGGACACAGCTGGCAGCAAAATGAGGGAGTGGGCAGTAGTTCACAAGTCACCTGGTTTCTCGACAGGTTAGTCTGAGCAACATGATGCGCTGAGATCATTCCCTGAGCCCACACAGGGGCTGCTTTCTCCAGGAGTGCAACTTGCTGGCCATGCACACAGacaagggaaggagagggaaagagagcaaagcgagagagagagagagagagagagagccagagggaAGCAAGTGAAGTGCTCAAAGTTATTGCAGCTAAAAAATTCTGGGTGTTTTTAGTATTGGATTCCATCAGCAACACCAAAACTGCTTTGTAGAACAAATAGCAAaaccacacacgtacacacacacacacacactcacacacacacatgcacacgcactcacacacacacacacacacacacacacaatcacatctACATTAACTGGCAGGTTAATCAGAAGCCTTCTGGCTGCAGAAGCATGCAAATACCAGTAGCAGCTGGTTAATCACATTAGGGGATTCAAACTGAAATTGTCAGTGCTGAAATAAACTGCACCTCAGTATTGACACTGATCCTGAGATTGTCTGTTGGGAGGGCAGTTACCTTGGCCAGCTTGACCTCATCCTTTTTCTTGCTCTTTTGTATAGAGGCAACGTGGTGTCGTGCGCTGTCAAAGTCCACCAGCTTCCTGTCGCGCTTTGCAACGCGCGCCTGCAGGGGGAGCAAGTgacatatttttatacggtctatgcaCATGCTGACCATCGCAACTCTGACAACAGAGCTCAAGAACCGAATTAAAGCTTGCGACAATTAACAGAGCTACCTCCTACCTTAATATCAGGGAACTGGCCCAGGTACGTATCCATTGAGATCAAAGCTTGGTCCACCAGTTTCTGATGAAAGTCTATCCACAGAAGGTCAGTGTCCTGCAACACAGTTAACAAATCAACACACaggtgtgcgcatgcacacacagcaacacatgTATTTAAACCTACACATTtaagcacacacattttcttctAGTTGCAGCCTTTTAACTACCTGCAAACTACTACGGTACACAAAAGTAAGGAGCTATGGGGCCTGCAGAGAGACGCAGGCTATCTACACACAATGAGCTCCATTTACCTCCAAGATAACATCCAGCTCCTTCTCTATCATCTCCTTTAGCATAACATTGAGGAGAGAGTGAAGAGTGAGAGACGCAAACAGTGATGAGagactactgtgtgtgtgtgtgtgtgtgtgcatatatacaaGTGcccatgtgtgagagagacagaaagaaggagGGTCGGAGAAAAAGAGATGGAACAGAGCTGACAGGAAGGGGATGAAGTAGGAACATAAtaacaaacacatttctaaCATTTCTAATCTCAGTTCTTCTCCAAATCCAGCTACTCGCAGATACTACCCTTCAAAAAGAGGGTCAATGACTCACTTTCCTGTAATGAACATGCGCGTTTACCACTGAAATCAAACATAGCAAGCCGAGGCTGAAGCCTGCAAGTACTAATGATAATGGTGACCTCTGCAATGGAATCCACTTCCTCCTTGCCGTACCACTCTGGCTCATACATGTCCGCGAGACACTCCTGCAGACGCCTGGATGAGTCGTGCATCGCTGCGGGTAAATAAAGGGACAGACATCACTCAGAGAGCTGGACAGCTGAACCCCCACGTCACATCCAGCACCCGATTTTCATAGTCTTCATTCCACTGCCATATCATGccaacatactgtacagtagacCAAGTCTTACAGTAGGGATTAGGCATGAGCCTCACTCACTGAGTGCCAATCTCACACTCATGTGCCCAGCTACAAAAATCTCATGCACTTCAGTGAATGTGACAGCCTTGGCTTTTCAGTGCTTTAGATGGCAAATCTGGTATATTGGGATTTTTGATGTCTTCCAGAATTTACGCActtaatttaagccattgaTTGGTTAACAGTGTTACCAGGGCTACGGACTGaaagaaaattacaaaaaccagcagagactgcagccctccaggactggagtttaagACCCCTGTGGTAtaagtttaaataaacatgaggTGAAATTggtacattttatttggtatatttggtacattttattttgttaatacgATTATACATACGTAGACATAAGTCATAACATAATTTATCACAGCAAACCTTTGACAGCTGTCAGGTAAACCCTCAGGTCCTTCTGTAGTTTGGTTCCCTCTGCCTGAAAACACACCGGAAGGACAAATCAGTGCAACAAGAAAGAGACAAGGAGGATGGGGAgatctgtgtatgtatgtgtgagagagagaaagtgagagataAAGATAAAGAGAGTTCTCCcttgaaaagaaagagaggttTGTATGAAGGAGAGGtctttaaagggatagtttacTTTCTAGAGTTCTTTAATATCTATGTTATGTATGTTTTGTTGGCAGTGGCATTAGGAGTTCATGATCTAAAGCAGTGTTCTATTGGTCTCAAACTGGGTTTCCAGGCCCAGTTTGAGTTCCATGATCTAAAGCAAGGAAATGTACTTAAAGCAGCTCCAAAACAGCTTCTACAGTGATGTTATGTCTCCAGAGGTTGTGGGTGTGTATAGTACTctattattcttcttattcttggAACTATTACCTGTGGCTATGCATCTTGACCGCAAAGTAATAGAGGTACAGTTTTtataacaaaagaaagaaagaaagagactaCTGCCATGgtatacaaaaaaatgaatgtacaatGCTACAAAATGAATCGGCTCATGTCTATAGCTTCCAGAAATATCACATCTCTGTACAAGCTACTGGAGTAACCTGAAGGGTATTTTCTtactttagaccacaaacccctaaatgctctcaTACCCCACCATTGTAAAACTGGAAGGTCTGAAactatctaaaatatccttacttgcacacaaaaactgtgtgGACCAATAAAAGAATGAGCCTATAAgtctgtgtgaaagtgtgtgatCTTTGTGAGAAGAGAGGTCTGTGTGGAGAGGTCTATATGAGAGGCAGGTCTAAATGAAGGAAAGAGGTCTAGCTAATTGGAACAGACACTGCAGGCCTCTCACCATCTGCTTGTTGAAGTTTGCCACGCTCTCCTCAAATGCGGCATCCTTAGTTTCATCTGCCTTACCCAGCTTCTGTAGAAcctgcaggaaaacaaaaatcccCACATTAATCACTGACTAGTCACATACCATTTTGATTACAGAGGATTAGCTCCAGTAACCGAGTCACTACCCCATATCATGTTTCAACATAGTGCCAAATATCATAATCGCAGTCCTTTCTATATAGAGCAATCCAAGGTTATGTTGCTATTATGGATCATAGTAAGGCATTACATCTTTGCTATTATAATGCTACTTTATGATCATTGTATGCACTATTTGCATGTTTTACCTGTTCTGGTTCTAATAATTGAACACACGGACTTATATATAATATAGGCTACTTAATCATGGATATGGTACTTGCTTAACAATATTCATTCCTTCGTTCTCATAAATCATGGGATGCAATATGCATCTTCTCATTATGGCTTGGCACAGTAGGTTCCCAGATAAGAGTGATAACCAATACATTATAATTGTATAATAGACTACAGACGGAAATGAAAtggagatgctgtggcaggacccgAAAACACGCAGCTCATGctcaaaaacaaaccaaagcagttctgcaaagaagagtgggctaaaattcctccacaacAATGTGAAAGaatgatatcaaattataggaagcatttgcttgcagttattgctgataaaggtggtgcaacctgTTATTAAGTTTAAGTGGGAAATGGgtgacatgggtgtttgataactttttacattaaataaatgaataataaaattataattttgaaatgttttatgtttactcaggttcccttcatctaatattacattatgtctaaaaatctgaaaccattcagtgtgaaaaatatgcaataatggaagaaatcaggaaggggggaaatacTGTAAGCAATCCTAAAGTAGGTTTCAGTTCTGCAACCAGAGAAATTGAAAGCAATTGCTCCCACTCTCAAGGCAAAGATAAAATGCCTTGCGGTGATCCATAACCTTGAAACACTACACTTCACAGACAGAAAGATACTGTGTGCCCAAGACACAAATTATAAACACTGAATCacaaaaaggtaacaaagtAATAGATTATACGATGCCATTAAAAGTGCATAGGAACAGACGGGGAGTTAACAGGAGAATCGGAATTACATACGGTATGTTCTACGTAAtgcaaaggaaaatattttatttgcatttcaagaCCAAACCCTCATATCTCTGTAGATACACACAGCAGTTGATTCCACAAAACTCTCTATATTACCGagaaccaaaatgtttttttctcagtgaaCACACATGAAAGTATGCACCAGTAAGCCCATACACTGCGAGGTGAAGTGAACTGAACAGAATTACTATGAATCATTCTTAGTCTATTTACCTTATTCATAGTTGTTTAATAGCCCAGTTtcatgagagagggggaaagaaacagGAGGAagaagacagaaataaaaaagtgaaaaatggaGGGGGAAAATCCTTTGTTTATATCGGGAGATGAGATGATAATGTTATTTGATGGAAACTGCATGTCTAATGCACTCAAATTTGACCCGGTGATGGCCcctgaattcaaaacaaatatatatataaaaagatagataaataaatttcCCCTATGCTCAGAGTGTATGTCAGGACAGGAAAGAACAGGGATTTCAGGAGACTGCTGTCAAGGCAAGTGAGCACAAAACAACATGTCCTTCTTCACCATCCACATCAACTTgctaaaaatcaaatgaaagtgACCACTGAGCAGCATATTAGAAGAGCCTATTGCAGGCCACTGATGATGCCGTGTGTCCCAAATAAGACAGCAGAAGTGCAGATGTCTTCTCTCAACGTGGAATACACTAAGGGGTGGGATAGGGGCTcagggggtaaggggggggggtaaatgcaATCAGTGAAAAAGCAGACCGATGAAAGAGCTGAGCTATTAAGGTGAAACGAGGGATGAGACGAAAGACAAGAGGAAGTGAGAGTGGAGAGGGATCCTACTGCTCATGGAATGAGAGAGCAGGCCGTCCAGCTCTCTGTTGTGTAACATGAGCAGTCAGATTTAATACAGTCACTTGTCTCCTATGGCTATACCCTTTGCCATCTGAACACCTCCTATtggacacacccacaccatgaGACACAGCAGCACTTCAACCAATGAGAAAGCCTGCTGCTGAAGTAGGAGGAACACGTACATCATAAAAAGCAGGTGCAGGTCCCTTCCAGTCACTGCCTCCAGTTAGAGGTTACTCTCCCAAAAGGAGAAGGCCAGCTATAGCACTTTGCGTGCCCACCTAGACGCACGCCATACCACAGGAGTCACAGGTCAGAGCCTGTATGCTccagggtgggagagaggagcacactCTTCTGGGTGAAACCCAAACCCTGGTTCCAGCCAGTGGGAGGCACGCACCCCTCCTCCGCGGCATTCCAGGGGGCTCGAGGCAGGATCATCTGTTCCGGGGCTCTGAAGAATTTCCACAGTTCCTCCCCCTGGGGAACTCCCAGGGATACTGCGCTTATACAGAAAGTGATAACGAATGAAGGTCTGATTCAGCATCACAGCTAAAAGCTGAGGCTAAGACTCCGTATGCATCCCACTTGTTAACAACGGCAGAATACCGGGAATGACCAATAAACTGCAGTCATTTAAATAGAGTTTCGCAGCTCAGCATGTGGCCAGAGCACTCTACATGTGTCATGACATAAGAGTCTATAAATATCTGTCATTTTTCTGGTGGAACACGACACCATTCTTCCACAGGAAAGTCACTCAACTCACACTTGTAAGTTGAGGTACATGGAAAATGCTGTCTCAGGCATTGTTCAAGAGTATCCCATTAATGTTTGACTTGGGTTCAAATCTGGTGAATGAGAAGGCCATAGCATGTGGGGGCCTTCAGTGTCGTGTTCCTCAAACTATTGGGGGACTCATGCTCTGTGCACACGGCACTGTCATCTAGAGACACCTATCTCTGTAGGAAGGAAATGCTTTGGAAACCTACTCCTGCAGAACTTACATCCTGCTCTGTTTTGTTACAGGTGTCCTCAGATTTTAATAGTTCAAACCAAAAAACATGCTTTCTTTCAGTGTTTATCTACATGACattttagccaaaaaaaaatttgaggtagtaccattaaataattatcaaaATGCAACTTTCCTTCAAAGCTTATGAGTACACTTAAATCCTGGCTTTCACCATTACACAACTACTAGTACTCTTTCCTAATGGAACATGGTTTTGCTTCCATTTTTGGTCTGTGCCTTGATtctaaattcataaattaaaataaaggtgTCAAAAAGGTGAACCAAGCCAgcagaggaaatgaaagaacATGCAGCAGGTAAGTAGACAATTAAGTAAGACCTAGGGAGGAATATTCAAAGGTTCCTCAAAATGtcaattggggggtggggggatataAAACTAGAGAACTTTCTACCAGTAACAATGACAGAACTCACAAACCCCACCCACAACTAGTGATTGGCCACAGTGCTCTAATATTGACACATAatttcaaatacacattttcaaacTATCTTAGAATACTCACTAACAACTGATCTAATTGTCTTATATTTATATCACAATATTACCCTATTTACAGTTCATCATAGAACACTCCTGCTACAAACCTCCAGCagcattcaaaaaataaaataaaatgaatacaggaTTAATGCAGTTCAGATATGGAGACCTGCCAAAATACAAGCCCACAAGAAAACCCCACAAACCATTTACAGACCATGCCCACTTAAGCAGGAGGCTTCAATCAGTCAATGTGCTTATCAGCTTTCCCTAAAGAAGCTGTGATGTCTAAAGTACACAAAATGTCCACTATGCTCATACTATCTATTCGCTGCTCTGTACCATTGTCTTGAATCTGATTCCATCGTTCAGAGCATGAGACTAGTGTGAGCAGAGTAATCCTCTTCTGCAACCTGTCGGCAGATTATACATATCTGTTCTCCTGATTGGACTTTACCACAGTCTAAATCTTTATGGAATAAGTCTCAAAGGGGTGAACTCCAGCCCTATGAGGAGGCAGAGATTTTCCTGAAAGTTGAGGGTCTCTGTGCATCTCCATGTTTGTTTTACTGGAGCCCCTGGGTTGGGTTGACTTCTAATGACAGGTGTTCAGTTTCAGCCCAGGACCAAAAATACCCCACAGGCTGGCTCTGGCCACCACCCACTCTGGGGTTCAGGGGGGATTAGCCAGCAAGCCTCAGTCTGCTAGCTATTCATAGGCACCCTCCATGTCctgctgagacacacacagcaagaggacaggtgtgggggcggggcctcctgcATGGGCAGGCACTGAAACAGTGGAAGTGGTGCCTGTGAtcacgggggcggggcttgtgccATGAATGGGCAGGATTTGAACTCTGGAGGTTGGGCCTGTGCGTGAGGGGCAGGGTTTGAAGACGTCACTGGGGACAGTCAGAATCAGAGTAATGGTTGATTCTCTGGCAGTATAGGTACGAGGCCAGTGaccaccccttcccctccccagaggaaaaaatattttattttcatttcccatCTTGTTTTACACCATCATCTGAGGCTAACCTAACATCACTGAAAACATGTGTAGTTACACCAGAGAAAGCACATTATTAATGTGAACGGTCAAGAACACAGATGAATTCCCTCGATGGCAAATTTATGTTTTCCTAACTGAGGCTCATGCTCCAGTCAGTTCACAGAAAggaagggggttggggtggggctCTGTAACAGCTGCTACAGTTTAATATTCCTCCACCTGGCATGGTTCCCCACGAAGAGGAGACTGTGACCTtctacacagagagagagagagtaattaTCTTGACGAAGCCAGGAAGCTGGGACGGGGGTTATGAACCGACAGTCTTTTCTGAAGCCTCTGACTCTGTCCCTCAAACCGGACTCAAGCCCGCCTACTCCCCACATCGCGCACCCCCAGCCAACTTCCTTCTGTCGCTCTGGCAAGGGCCATTGTGCTGGCCTTGTGTGCCGCAGGCATAAAAGTTTGCTCAGGATTTCTTCCTTAATTTTCTCCACCAAATCTGGGTTGAAACAGCTCCTTCTTTccgctttcatttttattaatttcttccCTAAGATCATCTTCCAAATGGAGATCATGTGTGCCCTGAATCCACTACCCTGAATGACACAACCATACAGACAAATAACCTCAAACAGAACTCGgaccattcaaataaatatattagtaAATAATGTGGTTACAATTGCTGACAAGATGATTACATCGCAAAGACACAGGCGCTTCCACGGGATTTTTCATTCACTATCATAAATACTGGCAAAATGCAAAAGTTTGACAGTCTGCACCCTGCATGGAGCCATTATATGATTTCCCACGCAGGATAGCGCtaaataccaaataaatacTTCTCCGGGTAGGCTACGATATCACTGCAATTTCTCTATTTGTCTGCATCACCCGATTTCTCTCCCCTTTCGCCCGTTTCATTTATTCAACCATAATGTAATCGGCTAATGTAGTAATACCCTACCACCTGTGGAGGTCAAAGAATCGAAACGGAGAAAATGCGACCGTGGACCCTATCtacatttaaattcacaacAGTGATAGACACAACACTGGTACATTCTGTACGCCAGAGTTTGCCAGTTAAAACTGATTTTAGCACCGGTTAAACCAGGATAATGCATCACGTGTTCTTGGGGAATTATCCTAGTGATTAGCCAACTCGCTACCTAAGAAATGATGCTCACGATAGAATATCTCCAAAGTAAAGGAGCGAATGACACTACTTTAAATCAGTTCACGTATCACTGACTAAAACAAATTAACTTTAAAACATCTGATACAAAACTGCACTAGGCATAATTaagaattgaaatgaaaatagaagATGCAGCCTAACTTGTTGAACCGAAAACATTCCCTGCCGCTGttcaatttattacatttagtCCCTTTCAGTCTTGCAACAACACAGTCACCGTCTGTTATAACGACTTAAATTCTCAAAGTATCAAACTCAACAGTAGTCAAGCTAGTTGGCACCCAGTAGGCTACTGCCTCCCTACTAGAGCTTTGCCACTTGGCAAACAGACTGGCACGTTGTCCGGCCACTGTGACCAGAATAGACCCAGAATGGTCTAGCCTtaacataatatgaaataatttaattccCCTCACCTTTTCTTGAGCGCGCGTTAACTTTTTCTGCATACTGCTGGCCAGTTTTCCAGCAGTGACCCCTTTCCCCATCTCAGCCATCTTGCCTTCTTTTGGACTTTGGTGTTCAACAATCAAGCAATCGGCTAGATATAGAAAGTTTGTGGGTCAGGAGGCACTACACTGCCGAAATAAAAAAGAGCGTGCACGAGAAGAGCACCGTGTATTCAATTCAATCAGAGGGTGGGGGGTAACCTTAAAGGGACACAGCCCAGTGCGGAGCCAGCTGCTTGTAACTCTTAAGCCTTGTTGGACTGCCTCTTAAAGGTACAAGGTAGCATCACTTGTCTAATGACAGGGAACAGACCGCCCTGTAAGTAATGACGCGATGTTCTTTCTGTGGGAATTTTTGCTTCTGTCCGTAAGCATTTCTGCAAGCAACAAGGACGCCGAAACATTTCGGCCACTCCTTTATACAATGTTTCTCCAGCTTTCCACACTGTAAACGTTCTCTTGATTTTCTCGGATCGCAAAAAcgtttataaaatattttctccgCGGGAAAACATACGCCGTATTTACGCGCTTTGGAGAGAAGAGAAAgtttctaaaacaaataaaattactaCAAGGTTATTATGCACTATAACCTTAATGCAGTGGACCGGCTCATCTGCTATCTGTCAAAAACTAATTTGTCTACCCTAGCATTTGCcttatttgtgttttcattgtttttatgcaatttatttcgtttattgttttttaagtgtctgccaaataaatgtaatgtaatgtaagttttACTCTGCGCTTTTATCTCTTTATCTAATGTTTTTAATACTTTACCATTGTAAAACCCTTTGCatattgcatgtttaaaaagcTGCTATATAAATAGGAAGGTTTACTTCCTAAGGTACACATAAATCAtataattcacaaaacaaaagactATGAACATACTGGATATTATGGGGCAgccatacaaaaataaataaatacatgtataaatCAGACAGCTAATATAGACACAGAGTATTAAGTAAAAGAATTAttgacaaacagaaatacagatatTGGAACTAAATGAAGTAAACACAGGGAAATAATTCAGATAACAGGAGCAAAGAAAGATTACAAAGAAACAATGAATGGATTAGTTATTAATCCTGATTACTAATATCTTCATAAAGAGGAATGCTATCAAAAGATTGAGGGAAGTAAAATAAGTTAAACCATATGCCTATATCATGGGGGACCACTTATTCTTACAAACAACATAATTCACCCCCAACACAGacaattttccagtttttcttttgaattttaaatgcacaatCATGCTCACGCTGCagattcaataccagaccaGGGACTTTCACTCCAGTGTCAACACCAATAGCCCCGCTGCAGGGCAATGTTCACTGCCTGAAAAACTTTTCCTTTCTAGTCCTCACACAGGTAAAGTACACCCGTGTTTGCCTGTTCCACTCAATGCCCTCTCCTGTCCCTTTTCATGTACAGGATTTCCACCAACGGAACAGTTGTCAGATTTCTTTAATTTACTGCTCAGACACTCTTCCAAATTCATCCACATACAGATCTGCATGGCCTGAATCAACTATGGGTACCCACACATCCAATCCATATGGCTTTCCTCTGTCATTGTATCCAGTGGAAAGGGCTGTGCTGTTACACCTGGCTGAGATGCCGGCAGTAAGACACCACAGGAATACCAAATGAAAGAGTGCACTGCACTCTTCTATGCTTTTTTGGAGGAAGGGGTGCATAGCACCTGCTTTCCTCTGGGGACCGAAGGGCTCCGTGTGGGTCGAAGAGCGTACATTCACACGCTCACAGTAAAGCGAGCTGGAAACCTGGAGAGAAGAAGAGTTCGAAGGGAGAGGAGTGGAGATGCATAGAAGCTTCTCAAGGAGTGCACAGACCTTATTTTTCTCTCACTCGTCCTCTTTGTACTTATTAGAGAGTATCCTCtcacacctgtttttttttttttcctcatctcaATTTTTGAGTTTAATTATTAACGTGCACAGGGAATGTGGAGCTTCTTAGACCGAAGACTTACTTTCTGGGAGGACTGCAACTGCATGACTGTACTCGAGGAATTCCCTCCGGCTAtagcaaggaaaaaaaacaacagatctTAGTTTCAGAAAGTGATTTTGAGCACCgggcacaaatgcaaatgtgattcTGGCagtgtaacaaaaaaaatgtatagctaaaaaattaaacattaaacaatacATGTAAGTAATAATTTCAGTAGAATTTGTTGCCAGAGTAATTTACATTAGGTGGCTATAAAATTTGCATATGTGAAAGCTTGGTCTCTACATTACGGGAAAGTCCAAATTTTAAAGTAACTGACAATTATTGAACATTACAAGCAGTGTACGCTGATGGCAAGGTACATCAATCAGGTACAAAAATCGGGTGGAAAAATCTTTGTATGAGTGAAGCAGATGGCACATTCAATTCCATGGGCAATCCAGAGGTTaattttacccacaaaaattttacccatgaaaaaaaa
It contains:
- the LOC135251043 gene encoding myc box-dependent-interacting protein 1-like isoform X8, with product MAEMGKGVTAGKLASSMQKKLTRAQEKVLQKLGKADETKDAAFEESVANFNKQMAEGTKLQKDLRVYLTAVKAMHDSSRRLQECLADMYEPEWYGKEEVDSIAEEMIEKELDVILEDTDLLWIDFHQKLVDQALISMDTYLGQFPDIKARVAKRDRKLVDFDSARHHVASIQKSKKKDEVKLAKQVALLEKAAPVWAQGMISAHHVAQTNLSRNQAEDELGRAQKVFEEMNVDLQEELPALWNSRVGFYVNTFQSVASLSEKFHREMGKLNHSLNEVMTKLEEQNKKGLKADGGVKRDLAGTNHSLTPQESPIPKSQSKEESADAAGTAGAESNSLPAAQDEASPVATSNGSVEEVEMPPGFLFKVKAMHDYIANDADELEMKSGDIVLVVSYDNPEEQDDGWLMGMLEANWIKEKGLAHKGVFPENFTQNL
- the LOC135251043 gene encoding myc box-dependent-interacting protein 1-like isoform X7, coding for MAEMGKGVTAGKLASSMQKKLTRAQEKVLQKLGKADETKDAAFEESVANFNKQMAEGTKLQKDLRVYLTAVKAMHDSSRRLQECLADMYEPEWYGKEEVDSIAEEMIEKELDVILEDTDLLWIDFHQKLVDQALISMDTYLGQFPDIKARVAKRDRKLVDFDSARHHVASIQKSKKKDEVKLAKQVALLEKAAPVWAQGMISAHHVAQTNLSRNQAEDELGRAQKVFEEMNVDLQEELPALWNSRVGFYVNTFQSVASLSEKFHREMGKLNHSLNEVMTKLEEQNKKGLKADGGVKRDLAGTNHSLTPQESPIPKSQSKVIRPGPPVPHPPLTTPDKMVTSPSQVMSWDMWEPEQAPAEPQQWDEDAQADVQAGWEGDGAQSAASGLGYEGAETAQSSWDDDGAQTAQAGWNNEDNAQTHWGDDGAQVGLEEEAAADVQPGWDHSGSQAGRTEEQTAAAQTGCADTEQLQGEDSADGGYTEGDGECQNMVRL
- the LOC135251043 gene encoding myc box-dependent-interacting protein 1-like isoform X9 encodes the protein MAEMGKGVTAGKLASSMQKKLTRAQEKVLQKLGKADETKDAAFEESVANFNKQMAEGTKLQKDLRVYLTAVKAMHDSSRRLQECLADMYEPEWYGKEEVDSIAEEMIEKELDVILEDTDLLWIDFHQKLVDQALISMDTYLGQFPDIKARVAKRDRKLVDFDSARHHVASIQKSKKKDEVKLAKQVALLEKAAPVWAQGMISAHHVAQTNLSRNQAEDELGRAQKVFEEMNVDLQEELPALWNSRVGFYVNTFQSVASLSEKFHREMGKLNHSLNEVMTKLEEQNKKGLKADGGVKRDLAGTNHSLTPQESPIPKSQSKEESADAAGTAGAESDEASPVATSNGSVEEVEMPPGFLFKVKAMHDYIANDADELEMKSGDIVLVVSYDNPEEQDDGWLMGMLEANWIKEKGLAHKGVFPENFTQNL
- the LOC135251043 gene encoding myc box-dependent-interacting protein 1-like isoform X10 produces the protein MAEMGKGVTAGKLASSMQKKLTRAQEKVLQKLGKADETKDAAFEESVANFNKQMAEGTKLQKDLRVYLTAVKAMHDSSRRLQECLADMYEPEWYGKEEVDSIAEEMIEKELDVILEDTDLLWIDFHQKLVDQALISMDTYLGQFPDIKARVAKRDRKLVDFDSARHHVASIQKSKKKDEVKLAKQVALLEKAAPVWAQGMISAHHVAQTNLSRNQAEDELGRAQKVFEEMNVDLQEELPALWNSRVGFYVNTFQSVASLSEKFHREMGKLNHSLNEVMTKLEEQNKDLAGTNHSLTPQESPIPKSQSKEESADAAGTAGAESDEASPVATSNGSVEEVEMPPGFLFKVKAMHDYIANDADELEMKSGDIVLVVSYDNPEEQDDGWLMGMLEANWIKEKGLAHKGVFPENFTQNL